In Arthrobacter ramosus, one DNA window encodes the following:
- a CDS encoding MmcQ/YjbR family DNA-binding protein, translated as MDAATLRQICLGFPGTYEDFPFGPDTSVFKVRSAVSGGSKPEAKMFAASAMDDHNLAVSLKCDPALAVQLRSAHPEITGAWHMNKTHWNGVRLDGALPDSMVRDMVEDSYDLVVSSLTRKQQDQLGWARLAKD; from the coding sequence ATGGACGCTGCCACACTCCGCCAAATCTGCCTTGGCTTCCCCGGGACCTATGAAGACTTCCCGTTCGGCCCGGATACGTCGGTTTTCAAAGTCCGGTCCGCCGTGTCCGGTGGATCCAAGCCGGAAGCCAAGATGTTCGCCGCATCTGCCATGGACGACCACAACCTGGCAGTAAGCCTCAAATGCGATCCCGCCCTGGCCGTGCAACTTCGCTCGGCCCATCCGGAAATCACCGGCGCCTGGCACATGAACAAGACGCACTGGAACGGCGTGCGCCTGGACGGCGCCCTCCCTGACTCCATGGTCCGGGACATGGTGGAGGACTCCTATGACCTGGTGGTTTCCTCGTTGACCCGCAAGCAGCAGGATCAACTGGGCTGGGCCCGGCTCGCCAAGGACTGA
- a CDS encoding polysaccharide deacetylase family protein, with translation MCDDHPSTASRRTALGFLGASLVAGPGACALPGNPSAESPTAAPRTAGPSPSSSASTAMSPTPSPAGPGRLRNPFVPDFTLPPIQGGLAPVITKIPTKHPVVFLTIDDGLVKSPESVRLLAENGYPATLFLTSNTVRDNPAFFKAFMAQGSLVENHTVSHNVNMTTQWGYQRQLDDIAGMQDFAVQQYGRKPTLFRPPGGAYSTAMRQAVAAAGLKAIVTWEAKANGGRMDYQYGNSLRPGDIVLMHFRPEFAADFEAFRSAQVAAGLEVVLLEDFLDVA, from the coding sequence ATGTGTGACGACCACCCTTCCACCGCCAGCCGACGCACCGCGCTCGGTTTCCTCGGCGCTTCCCTCGTGGCCGGGCCGGGGGCATGCGCGCTCCCCGGAAACCCGTCCGCAGAAAGCCCGACGGCGGCTCCCCGCACGGCGGGCCCCTCGCCGTCGTCGTCCGCAAGCACTGCGATGAGTCCCACACCAAGCCCCGCGGGCCCCGGGCGGCTCCGGAACCCCTTCGTCCCGGACTTCACCCTGCCGCCCATCCAAGGCGGACTGGCTCCCGTGATCACCAAGATCCCCACCAAACATCCCGTAGTGTTCCTCACGATCGACGACGGACTGGTCAAGTCCCCGGAAAGCGTGCGGCTCCTCGCGGAGAACGGCTACCCGGCCACACTGTTCCTGACGAGCAACACGGTCCGTGACAACCCTGCATTCTTCAAGGCGTTCATGGCGCAGGGGAGCCTGGTTGAAAACCATACGGTCAGCCACAACGTCAACATGACCACGCAATGGGGCTACCAACGGCAGCTTGACGACATCGCAGGCATGCAGGATTTCGCCGTGCAGCAGTACGGCCGCAAGCCCACCCTGTTCAGGCCGCCTGGAGGTGCCTATTCGACCGCCATGCGGCAAGCCGTGGCCGCCGCCGGGTTGAAGGCCATCGTCACGTGGGAGGCCAAGGCCAATGGCGGGCGCATGGATTACCAGTACGGCAATTCCCTCCGGCCCGGCGACATCGTCCTGATGCACTTCCGCCCCGAATTCGCGGCGGACTTCGAGGCATTCCGCTCGGCGCAAGTGGCTGCGGGCCTGGAAGTGGTGCTCCTCGAGGACTTCCTGGACGTTGCGTGA
- a CDS encoding CoA-binding protein, producing the protein MTHVNDPAVIDRLMRTKGRWAIVGLSTNEWRSAFEVALYVRDTMGMEIIPINQKGEDVHGETGYKFLADVPFEKQPIDVVDCFVNSSRVGAVVDEAIAVGAKAVWLQLGVIDEDAAERAKAAGLDVVMNACPAQVGWRSGI; encoded by the coding sequence ATGACACACGTCAACGATCCGGCAGTCATTGACCGGCTTATGCGAACAAAGGGCCGCTGGGCAATCGTCGGACTCAGCACGAATGAGTGGCGCTCCGCCTTCGAGGTAGCTCTCTACGTTCGCGACACGATGGGCATGGAGATCATCCCGATCAACCAAAAAGGCGAAGACGTCCACGGCGAAACCGGCTACAAGTTCCTTGCCGACGTGCCCTTCGAGAAGCAGCCCATCGACGTCGTCGACTGCTTTGTGAACTCCTCGCGCGTCGGCGCGGTAGTGGACGAAGCGATTGCCGTGGGAGCGAAAGCCGTGTGGCTCCAGCTCGGAGTGATTGACGAGGATGCCGCGGAGCGGGCCAAAGCAGCGGGCCTGGACGTTGTGATGAACGCTTGTCCGGCACAGGTGGGCTGGCGGAGCGGCATCTAG
- a CDS encoding RNA polymerase sigma factor, whose product MTDALTDAALLALRGREAELFSAVYQAFAGQVLGYLTAKGVSDPEAVTQDVFLAVLPRVETITGGVSGLRTFVFSVAHARMVDDHRRQSRAPEHHEFEPERDTRRSSSAEAEAMDRVAPGEVMALLDLLREDQREVLTLRIVAGLTVDQAAEIMGKSQGAVKQLQRRALNSLRDHSVVKEYVAP is encoded by the coding sequence GTGACCGACGCCTTGACCGATGCAGCATTGCTGGCCCTTCGCGGCCGGGAGGCTGAACTGTTCAGTGCCGTCTACCAGGCCTTTGCCGGCCAGGTGCTCGGCTACCTGACAGCAAAAGGTGTTTCGGATCCCGAAGCTGTCACACAGGACGTTTTTCTTGCCGTCCTGCCCCGCGTTGAGACGATCACTGGCGGTGTCAGCGGTCTGCGAACCTTCGTATTCTCAGTGGCCCATGCCCGGATGGTGGATGACCACCGTCGGCAAAGCAGGGCGCCTGAGCATCACGAGTTTGAACCTGAGCGTGACACACGCCGATCGAGTTCGGCGGAAGCCGAAGCGATGGACCGTGTGGCGCCCGGCGAAGTCATGGCGCTGCTGGATCTCCTTCGGGAAGATCAGCGGGAAGTCCTGACGCTTCGCATTGTTGCCGGTCTGACTGTGGACCAAGCAGCCGAAATCATGGGGAAAAGCCAAGGCGCCGTCAAGCAATTGCAGCGCCGGGCGTTGAATTCACTCCGCGATCACTCGGTAGTAAAGGAATACGTGGCCCCATGA
- a CDS encoding adenylosuccinate synthase, with amino-acid sequence MPAIVIVGAQWGDEGKGKATDLLGGRVDYVVKPNGGNNAGHTVVVGGEKYELKLLPAGILSPNAIPIIGNGCVVNLEALFQEIDGLEARGADTSRLRISANAHLVAPYHQVLDKVTERFLGSRAIGTTGRGIGPAYMDKVARLGIRVQDVFDESILRQKVEGSLRQKNELLVKVYNRRNVVVDEIVEYFLSYAERLRPLVIDSTLVLNNALDEGKVVLMEGGQATFLDVDHGTYPFVTSSNPTAGGASVGSGIGPTRISRSIGIIKAYTTRVGAGPFPTELFDEMGMYLQKTGGEFGVNTGRPRRCGWYDAVLARHASRVNGFTDYFVTKLDVLTGIEQIPVCVAYDVDGVRHDEMPMTQTEFHHAVPIFEYFDGWTEDITGAKTLEDLPENARRYVLALEKLSGTRFSAIGVGPDRDQTIVVHDLIED; translated from the coding sequence ATGCCAGCTATCGTGATCGTCGGAGCCCAATGGGGCGACGAAGGCAAAGGCAAAGCAACCGACCTGCTCGGTGGCCGCGTTGACTACGTGGTCAAGCCCAACGGCGGCAACAACGCCGGGCACACCGTTGTGGTGGGCGGTGAGAAGTATGAGCTCAAACTCCTTCCTGCCGGCATTCTGAGCCCGAACGCGATTCCGATCATCGGCAACGGCTGCGTGGTGAACCTTGAAGCGCTGTTCCAGGAGATCGATGGCCTGGAAGCCCGCGGTGCCGACACATCCCGTTTGCGCATCTCAGCCAATGCCCACCTCGTGGCGCCGTACCACCAGGTGCTGGACAAGGTCACGGAGCGCTTCCTCGGCAGCCGCGCCATCGGCACCACAGGTCGGGGCATCGGCCCGGCTTACATGGACAAGGTGGCCCGCCTGGGGATCCGCGTCCAGGATGTCTTCGACGAATCGATCCTCCGCCAGAAGGTGGAAGGCTCGCTGCGCCAAAAGAACGAGCTCCTGGTCAAGGTCTACAACCGCCGCAACGTGGTGGTGGACGAGATCGTGGAGTATTTCCTGTCCTACGCCGAACGCCTGCGGCCGCTGGTCATTGACAGCACCCTGGTCCTCAACAACGCACTGGACGAGGGCAAGGTGGTCCTCATGGAAGGCGGCCAGGCCACGTTCCTGGACGTCGACCACGGCACCTACCCGTTCGTGACATCTTCCAACCCGACCGCCGGCGGCGCGTCTGTTGGCTCGGGCATCGGACCCACCCGCATCTCGCGGTCCATCGGCATCATCAAGGCCTACACCACCCGTGTCGGCGCCGGTCCGTTCCCCACGGAGCTCTTCGATGAGATGGGCATGTACCTGCAGAAGACCGGCGGCGAGTTCGGCGTCAACACCGGCCGCCCGCGCCGCTGCGGTTGGTACGACGCCGTCCTGGCCCGCCACGCATCCCGCGTCAACGGCTTCACGGACTACTTCGTCACCAAGCTGGACGTTCTGACCGGCATCGAGCAGATCCCGGTCTGCGTGGCATACGACGTGGACGGCGTTCGCCACGATGAAATGCCCATGACCCAGACCGAGTTCCACCACGCAGTGCCGATCTTCGAGTACTTCGACGGCTGGACCGAGGACATCACCGGCGCCAAGACGTTGGAAGACCTTCCCGAGAACGCCCGCAGATATGTGCTGGCCCTTGAGAAGCTCTCCGGCACGCGCTTCTCCGCGATCGGCGTCGGCCCGGACCGGGACCAGACGATCGTGGTGCACGACCTCATCGAGGACTAG
- a CDS encoding phospholipase C, with translation MNFRNKRLLSTAGVSALAASTIAAGMIGFGMTPASANSDHKETATPIKHVVVIFGENVSFDHYFATYPQAANTAGETQQGSGAAAPAFTAAKNTPKNIATLANDKLLAPNNPNSVQPQRLTPGQAITCDQDHEYTAEQKAYNGGLMNKFVENTSMDTCSGGQFGRPGLTMDYYDGNTVTGIWNYAQNFAMSDSHFSTVFGPSSPGALNLVSGQTHGVTEFTAAGQPVRPASSDYTVKFPDANGVGTMTEDPDPVYDDCSNKSHASKNNLAGMQGKNIGDLLNDKGVSWGWFQGGFAPTTPATDTTPAACMTTHTNIAGATVTDYNPHHQPFQYFKSTSNPHHLAPASVDEIGHNGQANHQYDTTDFAKVVNSDNMPAVSFLKAGNYQDGHAGYSDPLDEQKFITQQVNAIQNSKNWENTAIVLAYDDSDGWYDHVAAGVKNSSNTTDDAAWCVNAYNKGVPMAGGYADRCGPGPRQPLVVISPFAKKNFVDHTQTDQSSILRFIEDNWHTGQIGDSSADAKAGSINAMFNFDNGRDVKLILDESNGTVVSRTKESDDQNENKQ, from the coding sequence ATGAATTTTCGCAACAAACGTCTCTTGTCAACGGCAGGAGTGAGCGCACTCGCGGCATCCACGATCGCTGCCGGCATGATCGGGTTCGGCATGACGCCGGCCTCGGCCAATAGCGACCACAAAGAAACCGCGACGCCCATCAAGCACGTCGTCGTAATTTTCGGCGAGAACGTCTCCTTCGACCACTACTTCGCGACGTACCCGCAGGCAGCAAACACAGCTGGTGAAACCCAGCAAGGCAGCGGCGCAGCGGCTCCCGCGTTCACGGCGGCCAAGAACACGCCGAAGAACATCGCCACCCTCGCCAACGACAAGCTGCTGGCACCTAACAATCCCAACTCGGTCCAGCCCCAGCGGCTGACGCCCGGCCAGGCAATCACGTGCGACCAGGACCACGAATACACCGCGGAGCAGAAGGCCTACAACGGTGGCCTGATGAACAAGTTCGTCGAGAACACGAGCATGGATACCTGTTCGGGTGGCCAGTTCGGTCGTCCCGGGCTCACCATGGACTACTACGACGGCAATACCGTGACCGGGATCTGGAACTACGCCCAGAACTTCGCCATGAGCGACTCACACTTCAGCACCGTGTTCGGCCCGTCCAGCCCTGGCGCGCTCAACCTTGTGTCCGGCCAGACCCACGGCGTCACCGAATTCACTGCCGCCGGACAGCCGGTCAGACCCGCAAGCAGCGACTACACGGTCAAGTTCCCTGACGCCAACGGCGTCGGAACCATGACGGAAGACCCGGATCCGGTCTACGACGACTGCTCCAACAAGAGCCACGCGAGCAAGAACAACCTCGCGGGCATGCAGGGCAAGAACATCGGCGACCTGCTCAACGACAAGGGCGTCAGCTGGGGCTGGTTCCAGGGCGGCTTTGCCCCGACGACGCCGGCCACGGACACAACCCCGGCAGCTTGCATGACCACCCACACCAACATCGCGGGTGCCACGGTAACGGACTACAACCCGCACCACCAGCCGTTCCAGTACTTCAAGTCAACGTCCAACCCGCACCACCTTGCTCCCGCCAGCGTGGACGAGATCGGACACAACGGCCAGGCCAACCACCAGTACGACACTACGGACTTCGCCAAGGTGGTCAACTCGGACAACATGCCTGCCGTCTCCTTCCTGAAGGCGGGAAACTACCAGGACGGCCACGCCGGCTACTCCGATCCCCTGGATGAGCAGAAGTTCATCACGCAGCAGGTGAACGCCATCCAGAACTCGAAGAACTGGGAGAACACTGCCATCGTCCTCGCCTACGATGACTCGGACGGCTGGTATGACCACGTCGCTGCCGGCGTGAAGAACTCCTCGAACACCACTGACGATGCCGCGTGGTGCGTCAACGCCTACAACAAGGGTGTGCCGATGGCCGGAGGCTATGCCGACCGTTGCGGCCCCGGCCCCCGCCAGCCGCTCGTCGTGATCTCCCCCTTCGCGAAGAAGAACTTCGTGGACCACACCCAGACGGACCAGTCATCCATCCTTCGCTTCATCGAGGACAACTGGCACACCGGCCAGATCGGTGACTCCTCGGCAGACGCCAAGGCCGGCTCCATCAACGCGATGTTCAACTTTGACAACGGGCGGGACGTGAAACTCATCCTCGACGAATCAAACGGCACCGTGGTTTCCCGGACCAAGGAAAGCGACGACCAGAACGAGAACAAGCAGTAA
- a CDS encoding uracil-DNA glycosylase, protein MQDLATELPEEQLWNRRFEPHIAEVTGLCDSLKEQKPGSEVLYVDPVHSVDECRIISLFSNTRTTEGSGFIVPGDTDAATRMVGMQWQLGLRPELMMPWNVYPWIEPDGEPGKLTPANITEGLKPLLRLLAIVPRTSVLVAHGNEAHRLADQLMKAAPQSIHRRGFKTFKVRSLGGRSFAGSPTRQQEYLDIIHRAYAEAMARTGLTPVS, encoded by the coding sequence ATGCAAGACCTGGCGACTGAATTACCCGAAGAGCAGCTCTGGAACCGACGTTTCGAACCCCACATTGCCGAGGTCACAGGGCTTTGCGATTCCCTCAAAGAACAGAAGCCGGGCAGCGAAGTCCTCTACGTAGACCCCGTCCACAGCGTTGACGAGTGCCGCATCATCAGCCTTTTCTCCAATACCCGCACCACGGAGGGCTCGGGTTTCATCGTCCCGGGTGACACGGATGCCGCCACACGCATGGTGGGCATGCAGTGGCAGTTGGGCCTGCGTCCGGAACTCATGATGCCGTGGAACGTTTACCCGTGGATCGAGCCCGACGGCGAGCCGGGCAAGCTGACTCCCGCCAACATCACCGAAGGCCTCAAGCCGCTCCTGCGCCTGCTGGCGATCGTGCCGCGCACCTCCGTGCTGGTAGCCCACGGCAATGAAGCCCATCGTTTGGCAGACCAGCTCATGAAGGCCGCGCCGCAGAGCATCCACCGCCGCGGCTTCAAGACGTTCAAGGTCCGCTCGCTGGGTGGACGCTCCTTCGCCGGTTCCCCCACGCGCCAGCAGGAGTACCTGGACATCATCCATCGCGCCTACGCCGAGGCCATGGCCCGGACCGGCCTCACCCCGGTCTCCTAG
- a CDS encoding DUF3151 domain-containing protein, with translation MSDEFRKNLMGPEPTLLPAETEVYQHLALGQEALDLVAKYPTSSLLWAILAEEAWADGRTIDSYAYSRVGYHRGLDSLRRNGWRGVGPIPWEHEPNRGFLRALYSLGRASAAIGEAEEPERIEKFLNDSDPTAKAAIEG, from the coding sequence ATGTCCGACGAATTCCGCAAGAACCTCATGGGTCCGGAGCCGACGCTCCTGCCTGCCGAGACCGAGGTGTACCAGCACCTTGCCTTGGGGCAAGAAGCGCTGGACCTCGTGGCCAAGTACCCCACGTCTTCGTTGCTGTGGGCGATCCTGGCCGAGGAAGCCTGGGCTGACGGCCGGACCATAGATTCCTACGCGTATTCCCGCGTGGGTTACCACCGTGGACTGGATTCGCTGCGCCGCAACGGTTGGCGCGGCGTCGGGCCCATCCCGTGGGAGCACGAGCCCAACAGGGGATTCCTGCGCGCTCTGTACTCCCTCGGCCGGGCATCCGCCGCCATCGGCGAAGCTGAGGAACCGGAACGGATCGAGAAGTTCCTGAACGACTCCGATCCCACCGCGAAGGCAGCGATCGAAGGCTAG
- the fbaA gene encoding class II fructose-bisphosphate aldolase, protein MSDSSVARMVPSRIGLLQGQQNPQTKISIGVSMPIATPEIYSEMIDRAKAGGYAFPAVNVTSSQTLNAAIRGFAEAESDGIIQVSTGGAAYWSGASVKDMVAGSLGFAAFAREVAKNYNVNIALHTDHCPQDKLADFVLPLLAASEEAVKAGKDPIFNSHMWDGSHETLSENLRIGRELLERAAAAKIILEVEIGTVGGEEDGVENEINEKLYTTTEDALATIEALGAGENGRYLTALTFGNVHGVYKPGNVKLRPELLKQIQAEVGAKIGKTNPFDLVFHGGSGSTEQEIADAVSYGVIKMNIDTDTQYAFTRPVAGHMFSNYDGVLKVDGEMGNKKTYDPRVWGASAEAGMAARIVEAAKQLGSVGKTF, encoded by the coding sequence ATGTCGGATTCTTCAGTCGCTAGGATGGTGCCTAGCCGTATAGGTCTACTCCAGGGTCAACAAAACCCACAGACGAAAATCAGCATAGGAGTCAGCATGCCCATCGCAACCCCAGAGATTTACTCCGAGATGATCGACCGAGCGAAGGCCGGTGGATACGCGTTCCCGGCAGTGAACGTCACCTCGTCACAGACCCTGAACGCCGCGATCCGCGGCTTTGCCGAGGCCGAGTCGGACGGCATCATCCAGGTCTCCACCGGTGGTGCGGCTTACTGGTCCGGCGCATCCGTCAAGGACATGGTTGCCGGCTCCCTGGGCTTCGCGGCGTTCGCCCGCGAGGTCGCCAAGAACTACAACGTGAACATCGCCCTGCACACGGACCACTGCCCGCAGGACAAGCTGGCAGATTTCGTTCTCCCGCTGCTGGCCGCTTCCGAGGAAGCCGTCAAGGCCGGCAAGGACCCGATCTTCAACTCGCACATGTGGGACGGCTCGCACGAGACCCTGTCCGAGAACCTGCGGATCGGCCGCGAACTCCTGGAACGCGCAGCCGCAGCCAAGATCATCCTCGAGGTTGAAATCGGCACGGTCGGCGGCGAGGAAGACGGCGTCGAGAACGAGATCAACGAGAAGCTCTACACCACCACCGAAGACGCCCTCGCCACGATCGAGGCCCTCGGCGCGGGCGAGAACGGCCGCTACCTGACTGCCCTGACCTTCGGCAACGTCCACGGCGTGTACAAGCCGGGCAACGTCAAGCTGCGCCCGGAGCTGCTCAAGCAGATCCAGGCCGAGGTCGGTGCCAAGATCGGCAAGACCAACCCGTTCGACCTCGTCTTCCACGGCGGCTCCGGTTCCACCGAGCAGGAAATCGCGGATGCTGTTTCCTATGGCGTCATCAAGATGAACATCGACACCGACACCCAGTACGCGTTCACCCGCCCGGTTGCCGGACACATGTTCTCGAACTACGACGGCGTCCTGAAGGTCGACGGCGAAATGGGCAACAAGAAGACGTACGACCCGCGCGTCTGGGGAGCCTCCGCCGAAGCCGGCATGGCTGCCCGCATCGTGGAAGCCGCAAAGCAGCTCGGGTCGGTAGGCAAGACCTTCTAA
- a CDS encoding TrmH family RNA methyltransferase → MTDRPQNPAPTDSTAVSSLLSSTEGESEAKPEVGVGPWEGDWPEGEQWDPDLLADGDRRNVVDKYRYWKHEAIVADLDAHRHDFHIAIENWQHDLNIGTVVRTANAFLAKEVHIIGRRRWNRRGAMVTDRYQHVRHHPTVEDFVEWAQGEGLAIIGIDIFPDSVPLETYELPRNCVLVFGQEGPGLTPEVHDAAVATLSIEQYGSTRSMNAASAAAIAMHAWIRRHNFGQRVS, encoded by the coding sequence GTGACTGACCGGCCCCAGAACCCTGCCCCTACCGACTCCACTGCTGTCTCGTCCCTCCTCTCCTCTACCGAGGGGGAGTCGGAAGCGAAACCGGAGGTCGGCGTCGGGCCCTGGGAAGGCGACTGGCCGGAAGGCGAGCAGTGGGACCCGGACCTCCTGGCGGACGGCGACCGTCGCAACGTGGTGGACAAGTACCGCTACTGGAAGCACGAAGCGATCGTCGCGGATCTGGACGCGCACCGGCACGATTTCCACATTGCCATTGAGAACTGGCAGCACGACCTCAACATCGGCACCGTGGTGCGCACCGCCAATGCGTTCCTCGCCAAGGAGGTCCACATCATCGGACGACGCCGGTGGAACCGTCGCGGGGCCATGGTCACCGACCGCTACCAGCACGTCCGCCACCACCCCACCGTGGAGGACTTCGTGGAGTGGGCGCAGGGGGAAGGCCTGGCCATCATCGGCATCGACATCTTCCCCGATTCCGTGCCGCTCGAAACGTACGAACTTCCGCGCAACTGCGTGCTCGTGTTCGGGCAGGAGGGCCCCGGCCTGACCCCCGAGGTGCACGACGCCGCCGTCGCCACCTTGTCGATCGAGCAGTACGGTTCCACACGCTCCATGAACGCGGCGTCGGCAGCGGCCATCGCGATGCACGCCTGGATCCGCCGGCACAACTTCGGCCAACGCGTCTCCTAA
- a CDS encoding HAD-IIA family hydrolase, translating into MENATEAPKSSALYRNGHEIECWLTDMDGVLVHENQAVPGAAELIQRWVDTSKRFLVLTNNSIFTPRDLAARLSSSGLEIPEENIWTSALATAQFLKDQVQGSESGNRAYTIGEAGLTTALHEAGFILTDQNPDFVVLGETRTYSFEAITMAIRLILAGARFIATNPDATGPSKDGPMPATGAIAALISKATGREPYIVGKPNPMMFRSAMNQIDAHSETTAMIGDRMDTDIIAGMEAGLHTVLVLSGITQREDIAAFPFRPNQVLNSVADLKNQI; encoded by the coding sequence ATGGAGAACGCAACCGAGGCCCCGAAGAGCTCAGCCCTTTACCGCAATGGACACGAAATCGAATGCTGGCTCACGGATATGGATGGTGTCCTGGTCCACGAAAACCAGGCGGTTCCCGGAGCGGCCGAACTGATCCAGCGCTGGGTGGACACGTCCAAGCGATTCCTCGTCCTCACCAACAACTCCATCTTCACGCCGCGGGACTTGGCGGCCCGGCTGAGCTCCTCCGGCCTGGAAATTCCGGAGGAGAACATCTGGACATCGGCCCTGGCCACGGCACAGTTCCTCAAGGACCAGGTGCAGGGCTCGGAGTCCGGGAACCGCGCCTACACCATCGGTGAGGCAGGGCTCACGACGGCGCTGCACGAGGCCGGCTTCATCCTCACCGACCAGAACCCGGACTTCGTGGTGCTCGGCGAAACCCGGACCTACTCCTTCGAAGCGATCACCATGGCCATCCGGCTGATCCTGGCCGGGGCGCGCTTCATCGCCACCAACCCGGATGCCACCGGCCCCTCGAAGGACGGGCCGATGCCCGCCACCGGTGCCATCGCCGCGCTGATCTCCAAGGCGACCGGCCGTGAGCCCTACATTGTAGGCAAGCCGAACCCCATGATGTTCCGTTCCGCGATGAACCAGATCGACGCCCACTCCGAGACCACGGCAATGATCGGTGACCGCATGGACACCGACATCATCGCAGGCATGGAAGCCGGGCTGCACACCGTCCTGGTGCTCAGCGGCATCACCCAGCGCGAGGACATCGCGGCCTTCCCGTTCCGGCCGAACCAGGTCCTGAATTCGGTAGCGGACCTCAAGAACCAGATCTAA
- a CDS encoding tyrosine-protein phosphatase → MAVLNLRSLGGGRILRGSQPFGMDTAATSAFLELHGIRTVVDLRSEYERAIVPWQLANGAVELVENPLDPRTASEGLQSIHTAEDLGELYLGWVRARPDWVAESLRPAAQGKRTLIHCSLGKDRTGVVSALALLATGTDHAAVVADYAASTAALPTMLETMSAAWRLAVPEVPEEAFSPSLMLLQSPEAAMEYFLDRFGHEFGSAADYLRDAGLSGSELDGLRLR, encoded by the coding sequence ATGGCTGTGCTGAACCTCCGGTCCCTGGGCGGTGGCCGCATCCTGAGGGGCAGCCAGCCGTTTGGCATGGACACCGCGGCGACGTCCGCCTTCCTGGAACTTCATGGCATCCGGACGGTTGTGGATCTCCGAAGCGAGTACGAGCGCGCCATCGTGCCCTGGCAGCTGGCCAACGGCGCCGTGGAGCTCGTGGAGAACCCCCTCGATCCGCGTACCGCTTCTGAGGGGCTCCAATCGATCCACACGGCCGAAGACCTTGGCGAGCTCTACCTTGGCTGGGTTCGCGCCCGCCCGGATTGGGTGGCCGAATCGCTGCGTCCCGCGGCCCAAGGCAAGCGGACGCTCATCCACTGCTCGCTCGGCAAGGACCGCACCGGCGTCGTATCCGCTCTTGCGCTCCTCGCGACGGGCACTGACCACGCCGCTGTCGTGGCGGACTACGCCGCAAGCACCGCCGCCCTCCCCACGATGTTGGAAACTATGTCGGCAGCCTGGCGGCTGGCTGTCCCCGAGGTTCCGGAGGAGGCATTCAGTCCCTCGCTCATGCTGCTGCAGTCCCCCGAAGCTGCGATGGAATACTTCCTGGACCGTTTCGGGCACGAGTTCGGCAGCGCGGCGGATTACTTGCGCGACGCCGGCCTCAGTGGTTCCGAGCTGGACGGACTGCGGCTCAGGTAG